The stretch of DNA ATTTGGTGCTGTCTATCTTGATCGGGATGATATCGTGGCTCTGCCAGCCGTGGGGGCTGTTTATACCCCCAGTGAATCATTTCGAATCGAAGCCATTTTCCCCAGACCACGAGCTGCCTGGCGACTTTCGCAAATTGGTGATGAAGAGCGGTGGTTCTATCTTGCTGGTGAACTGGGTGGCGGTACATGGGCCGTCGAACGTGCATCAGGCGCCGATGACACTCTCACATACAACGCTCTCTATCTGCTGGCCGGCTATGAAATCAAACATAAGGGACGGCTGACTCCCCGCTTTGAAGCTGGTTATGTCTTCAATCGACGAGTCGAATACGAGTCCAATGTCGGGAACTTTAATCCCAGTTCAGCAGCGATGATCCGCGTGGGTCTCGGATTCTAACTGAACCATCACGAGAAGAGTTCGAGTACGGGGGTACCACCGTCAGTGATGGGAACAGGACGCTCACCTGCATAAAGTTCTTCCCGGGGATTCACGCCACATGTTGCATACATGGTGGCATGCAGATCGGGCACGGAAACCGGACGACTCACGATGTTCATCGCCAGATCATCAGTCTCACCAATCGCCACGCCGGTCTTGATCCCGCCGCCGGCACAGGCAACTGAAAAACATTTGCCGTGATGCCCACGCCCGCCGCCGCCATCGAATTTGGCGGGTCGTCCAAACTCTGTTGAAACCACAATCAACGTTTTATCGAGAAGTTTGTGTCGTTCCAGGTCGAGCACAAGGGCAGCCAGCGCCTGATCGAGTTCCTGAATCAGTCGATGCTGCTGGACGATCCCATCATTATGGACATCCCAGCCAGTACCGTTGAGAAAGTTCAAGTTGTGGGAGACTTCGACAAACCGCACCCCTGACTGGAGTAATCGACGGGTCAGCAGGCAGCGCTGCCCAAACTCTCCACCATATTCATTACGAAGGTCGGCAGATTCGGATTTCAAATCAAAGATCCGCATGAACTGCGGGCCAGCGAGCCGCTGAGCTTCATCAATCATCGACTCGTAATTCTTCAGTAAAGCCTGTTTTTCTTCAGTGGTATTGAGCTGGCGAACTTTCTTCAGCAATTCGTTACGACGTACTTGCCGCTCCTGGCGAATCACCGAAGCTGGCTGAAAGCCCTGAGGGCCACTTTCGGTATCCGTCAAATAGACATAGTTTCCTTTGCTACCAAGAAATCCCGGGCCTCTTGTCGTGCTGGGATACCCGATGAGAACATATGCCGGCACACCATCACCTGCTGCACCACGCTGATGAGCAATGACAGAACCGACCGAAGGGTAAATCACCGTTTCACTGACAGGGCGGCCCGTATGCATACGATTCGTTGCTGCGGCATGCTCGTCAATCACATCGTGATGCACAGTTCGAAATAATGTAAATCGATCCATGATCGGTGCACAGCGCGAGAGGTGTTCACAAACTTCCACCCCAGGGATAGCCGTCTGAATCTTGTCATAATACGAACCCGCTTTATTTGCTTTGGGATCACCTTTCACTTTGGGATCCCAGGTATCGATCTGACCAGCTCCACCTCCGAGCCAGATCATGACACAATGCTCGGCTTTCCCCATCGGAAAACTGACTTTTGCGTGCTCCTCAGCCAGAAGAGAAGATGCAGATCCAACCCCTTGTATTCCTGCTGACAATCCAAAGGGTAACCCTGCCGATAAAGCTGCTGCCCCACCAAGTGTAGTGTACTGGTTGAAATCACGACGATTTAAAAATGGATTCATAGCGTACTTCCATCAGCAGTGGGCCAAATCAACAATCGAAGGACAGGTGTGTTCGCACTTTTAATTGATACTGTATCCATGCTGTTAACGCTCAGTTCAGCAGTACGAACTCGGGCATATTGATCAGCGTCCACACAAAATCTTCCGCCCGCTCACGCCAATCAGCCTGTAACCGTGGTGAAGGTTCATCACCTTTTTCAATCGTCATGGCGTAGTTGACCTTAATGCTATTCGCTTCTGACTGCAGATGATTCGTCCAGGATACACCCGTTGCCTGAGGACGAAGCACCACTTTCGGTTCTGCACCCGCCAGCACTCGTTCGCTGAAGCCAGAGCTCAGGAACTCCACGAACATGGTCTTTTCCTGAACAGATGGAGCACGAGTCATCAACTGCTGGAAGACCTTCTCAACAAACTCCTCGACCGACTTCGACGAAATCGCCAGTTCCGTGATCAAGCTATCATCTGAGAGTTGAGACGCCCGGAGAGTCAAAGTTCCATTGGCTAAGGTCGCCGGCTGCAGCACAGTCGTTTCCTGACTGCGCAGACTTTGAGGATCAGGCCGCGAAGCTCTCCAGCCGAAAGTTTCGAGCACATTGATAAAGCTCTGCACCCCAGGTAAAGCCAGGCTCGGGCGGTCACGTTCATTGTTTGTGGCCACAAACTCCCAGGCACGTTCCGGGAAACCAAATCCCAGGGACTGATTCATCGGCCTCAGCCCATCGACATCAATATTCAACTCTTCTGTGCGGAAACTCTTCCCGGAAGCTACAAAGAGCGAATCCACAAGTTGCTCGGCAGTCAGTTTTCGTGGTGCGGGCCCAGCAAAAAGCCGTGCTCGCCGGGCATCACTATAGACTGAATGGTCACGCTTTCGCTGGTAAACATCGGTATTCAAGATCACGCGGGCGATCTGCTTCAAATCATAACCGGAAACAATCAGTTCCTGTTCAAGAATCGACAGCACCTGAGGATGTGTCGGGTCGGGGTTCTCCCAATCATCAATCGGCTCCACAATCCCTTTGCCCAGATATCGCTGCCAGAGGCGATTGACGATCACATCTGCAAATCTCCGATTGGCAGGAGAGGTTATCAGCACAGCCAGTTGCTCACGGCGATCAGCAGGATGTTCAAGAATATCCGGAGAGAGACTCACCGAAAGACGTTCTGAAAATGGCCACTCCGGTGGGACAGGCTCACCCGGTTTCAACGTCACTTTGACCAGCAGTGACTTCAGTGCATTTTCATCACCCGGAATCGTGCTCGTTTTGGGAACTGATTCGGGTTCTCGCTTCAGCATCGCTGCCAGACTGAAGAGGTCTCGCTGCTGAAAATCATGATAGGGAGCATCGTGACAACGGGCGCATTTCATCTCCATGCCCAGAAAGGCCTGCGCCAGAATATGCGCCTTGGCTGCCATCGGACTGTCGTTCTGCGTCGCCAGAGCGAAACCGGCTGGCCCTCCAAAATAGGTGCTCCCTTCCATAAGGATCAATTCTGTCGCAAATCGATCAAAGGGCTTGTTGTCGCTGAACGATTCATGAATCCAATAGCGGAAGGGGCCCGTATTATTCAACGTAGGATTCACCAAATTCGGATTTTCCGCCAGCACGTCTTGCCAGTAAGCCACCCAATGATCAGCCCAACCCGGTTGCTCCAGCAGCCAATCAATCCACTCAGCACGTCGATCGGACTCCGCCAGTGACCAGAAACGCTCCTGGAGCTTCAATGAAGGAATCGTTCCCAGAATGTCGAGTGTGGATTTTCTCAAAAACTCGGCATCCGAAATGGGTGCCATTGGCTCAATACCAGCGGAAGACAGACCTTGCTGAATTTCGCGGTTAATGGCCGCGACAGTGGCTTTGGTTCTGCTGAGATCTTCTCCGATGGGCCCTTGAGACTGCTGCCCGAGCGTATCTTTCGCCAATTGATGACGTTTTTCCCAATAGCGGGCGTACGTCTCGGAGGCTTTTCTTCGCCTGACGGTGTTTTCACTTTCAAGGCGTTTCTTCTCGGTTTTGGCCCATTGTTCCCAATGCCAGTCATCCAGTGGAAACGGTTGCCTGGCAGACAACACATGGAACTGTTTGCCATCAGCACTAATAGCCAGACACATCTCTCCCAGTTCCGGGCGGCGTCCTTTACCTCCTACCCAGAGATCAACTTGCACACGATGCTCACCAGGTGTGGGACTCCATGCAATGGCCTGCTCATAGTCACCTGGCTGCAAAGGACGAATCGCATCTGAGATCCGGCTCTCGACTCGATAGAGCGGGCCATGACCATCACTTCCTCGACCAGGGTGCCGATTATCGAGTACCAGTTGGTCATCAATCCATAGCCTGGATCCACTGCGCGCCCTGAGCAGCAAGTGCCGCGTTTCTGGTGGAAACTCCACCAAACCGCTTAATCGCACTACTACAGGATTGCTGCGATCAGTCCGCACCCCATGTGAGTTGTAAAGCTGAGGAATCGCAATCAGTGACCAATCGACCTGCTGGAACGATTCGAACGGCTTACCTAAGCGAAATTCCCAATTATGCTTATCGGGAACATGATGAAAGACCTCGACAAAGACGTTGTCTCTTGAAAGATGCTCACGAGGGGTCAGGTAAGGGGGCTCCTGAACGATGCGGGCATGCTGTGCGATGCGGTCAGGTGACAAGGCGGATCGATAAATGGCGACTTCATCAATCAACCCACGAAAGGTACTGGAGGGATTCCCCCCTAACGAGGAGCCCACCCAGAGTTGATCATCATCGACCACAGGTGCCTTCGTGGTTGGCCCGCCATAGTCCCAAGTCCCCTCAACGGGAGTTCCATCGATATAGCCTTTGATCGACTTCGGCTCGCCAAAGGTGTAACTCACGGCAATGTGATGCCATCCCGAATCGACAGCCACGCCGGATTGCGAGTTCCAGCGGTGGTAATTCTCACTGTTCCCCGGCTGACTGTCCGCATCACGAAAGAGAAAACTGACGAGCGCCTGGCCATTCTTGCCAGCTAGTCGCAAGGCATAGTTCTGATTTTCGGCAGGATAACCGGAGCGTTTGGTGCGTCCTTTGCCGACCACATACATCTGCTGATTGTCGGCAAGCTGCTGCACGTCGACCCAGGCTTCCAGAGTAATCGAATCTCCCTGCTGAAATCGCAGAGGACTGGCCGCGAGGGCCGCTGGATCTTTGGGATTGATAGGGGAATCATCAAGAGTCAGGTAACCCGCTTTGTTGCCGAACTCCAGAGCCTCATTGTCGCTGCTGAATAGCGGATACTTTTCACCCTTTGGCCCTGCAACTTTCGACTTGACGTTCCCTTGTTGTTTGAAGACCCATTGGCCAGAAACGTCTTTCCCAGAAACATCTTTCAAAGAGCCTTGATCAAAACTCCAGTAGAAGGCGGGTTGATCGGCAGCGACCATTGCTGCATACAGGTTTTTCGAGAGTTGCGATTCTCCAGAATCGTCCTGGCTACCTGCTGCTGGTTCCTGAGAACTCTTCGACATCTGGGCAGGAGCAATGTTCGCTTGCTGACTCCAGCCCACACCCATCAGCCCGTTCATCAGCACAGGGAGGGTGATCGCCATCATGACGATACGAAGAAAAGAATGGCTCATTGAGAACTCGCTACTCAAAGAAGTCCTGTGGAGCGATGCTGGATCGAATCGATGACTCAGAGTGTTCCGCATCGCTTCATAAGCGAATGGGACTTTTTGGCTGAACTCGTCAAAGTCATCACATATCGAGCCAGATCACTCGACGAAGAGATACATGCAAACGATGAAACTGCAAGTGTAGCGAAAGCATCCACCAATCTCGATATGAAATCTGGAAATCAAGATCTCAGGATTGGGTGCAAAGTCAAGGAGCGGCGATTCGTCCACCTCGACTGACAGGTGCTACGCCATAGCCTTTCGCGGAGGCTGGCACATCGAGATCACACTTCGCACCGACCTTTTCGACAGGGATAGTGAACATGAGAAACAGGGGAATATCGGCCTTGGTGATGATCGTTTCATCCCCTTGGCTACTGGCGGGCTTTTTTTCGTAACCTGTCACCCTCACAAGATGGGGCCCGGGAATGACTCCTCTCCCCGAACCCCTTGTCGTGAATTGCCCATCGACGATTTCTGCAGATCCAGCGGGGCCTTGATGGCCTTTAGCGCTATCGGGGACAAACTCCAGCAGGCCGAACTTCACTGGCTCACCACCAAAAGTCACTTTCCCGGAGACATCGACTGGTTGCACCCCACTCTGGCCACAGCCTGATATGCAGGCGCCAATCCAGAGCATCAGCGACAGATAGCCAACCCATTGTATCCGTTGATTGAAACGGTAGCGGGAAAAAACATCGATCATCTTCGATCACCTAACTTCTCAACACTTGCAGATCAAGCCGGAATCGCCAGAGAAGCAAGTCGTTACTTCCACACAAAACGGCTGACATTCAACTGGTAAACACAGCTCAATAGTGGCTGCTGTCTCATGAATTATTGAATCTGCATCGATTCAGCACCATCACGACTGGCTGTCCCTTGATAGGTAGCAAAGTCAATATTCTCAGAGACAAAACGGACAGTTCCGTCACCCATCAGAAAATGAGTCCCTCCGACATGCTGACTGCCAAACCGGGAATCGTTATAGAGACTGCCGGCAGTATTACTTCGCCAACCGGTATTCGAACCAATCTGATGCGTAATATTCTTCGAGGCATACATGGCAGTGGAGTTATCGTTTGTTGAAACGCCTTGCGTCCAGGCTCGAAAAGTTCGATTCCAACCCGAAGCTGCGTTGGCCGAAGCCTCACCCATGAGGAATGTGTTCGACAAACCATCAGTACAGTCGCTGAATCTTGACGAGACATTTCGGGTCAACAAACCATTCGTGGCCAGACCGCCATGATCAGAGGTCAGATTCGGAACTGCAGGTAACGAAGCGTAATAGGCAGTTGTTGAACCAGGTAAAAAGCCTTTTGCACCCGCCACCCCCAGATAATGTACCGATACGGGCGAATGGGTCTGATTGTTAGTTGCGCCATAAGTGACTGTTTCGCTGTCTGCTGTCCTGTCAGAGAGCAAGGCACTGGGGCAATGCAGAACAGGGATTGTGGATCGCTTCAAGGCAAAGTTGGGTGCATCATTATAAAAGCGAGACATATCGAACTGGTTATAGAGCGGGGTCTGATCAAGGAAGGGCAGAACACGCACATGAAAACTGAAGCGGTTATGCTGACCTGGATTGGGCGGAGTCCCTGCAGTTACCGAAAAACCTGCTGCGGGGAGGCTATTGTATGTATCGTGGTAATTATGGAGTGCGAGCCCCCATTGCTTAAGAATGTTTTTACATTCCGTCCGGCGGGCCGCTTCACGAGCCTGCTGGACAGCCGGCAGCAGTAGGGCAATCAGAATCGCAATGATCGCGATGACCACCAGCAATTCAATGAGCGTAAAGGCTTTGCGATTTTGAAAAATCATCTTTCTCACTCCATGGAATAACGAATAACTCCGTATTGACAACAACACCTGATGATGGATTATGGATCGTTGAATCGGGCTTTGGGCCCCACAATTTCAATTTGCGCAGGCTTTCCACCAGTCGTTAATGCAAACTCGGAAGGATTCATTCCTGAACTCGTGACATTGGAAGTCAGAGTCGAGCCGAGTGGATCCGCATATGACTTAGGTACCACCCATTTATAGGTGATGTTCACAGACGAACTGGCTTCATCGCCAGGATCAACCTTAGACTGACCCACGACTTCACGCTTCTGAACCCCGACGAGATATTCGCCGTAAGGCAACCCATCACCGGGTTCATACGTCCTGACCACGAACTGGCCTTGCGCGTCAGTCACTCCTGTCGAAGGGCGCTGAAAACCAGCCTTTTCACCGGAGGCTTTGGGCTGAAAAACAATGGCTGCACCTTCCAGAGGCTTGCCATCCAAAGTGACTTTTCCCGTCACCTTGACCAGTTTTGGGCGCCCATTTCCACAACCGGAAGATGTCAGGCACTCGACCAGGAGTACCAGGATTCCCAGGCTCAATACGCCAGTTCGATACATGGCAGCAGGCACTGCTAATCCCCTTATCTGTATGATTCTTCAGAGCAGACAGAAATTAACCTTGATCGATTCGCTCGCAGATGATGAGAGGAGTGCCGCCTTAGAACTCACCGATCGTATTGCGATCATTAATCTGGAAAAGATTCTGGTAAAGAAAATTTCCTGTATCAGCCCCGAGTGCTGGATTGGATTGTATATTCTCACTGAGAAACCTGACTGTTCCATCACACATCAGGACATGCGCCCCACCGGTATGCGGACTCGCTACCGCAACTCGGGAAAAAAGATTGACCGGCGTACCATTCTCCAGATAGCAGTTCGTAGCGGTATCTAATGTTCCATCAAACGGAGTGTTAATCTCAGTATGTGACGAAACGATGTTGATACGGAATTGACACATTTTCCCCGTCGCCCAGGTCGAGCCAATGGCGACGAAGGGAGCGCTCATTAATGCTTTTTCACCAGCGAGGATCGTATTCGATGTTCCATCGAGAATATCTGAGATGGGGGTGGCTCTAGGTGGGTTGGGAACCGGGAAAATCGTATTGCTGCCACCGTACATAAGTACGCCCAGATTTTTGTGGTTCGGATTCAAATCACCTCCATTGGCAGAAGGGCAGATAAACCCAGGAATCTTGGTCGTCAGCAATCGTTCGACGGTCCCACCATTGGCTGTTGAGTAATCTTCAATGTTGGACATATTTGCCGTGTTCTGAGGAATGAGATTCGAATTCCCCACGTTGATGGCGGTGTAAAGTGGCGTCTGATCGATGAACGGGAGCAACATGCATGACCATGTCCACGACCTGGTCGTGGTATCCTGATTGGCTCCTACGCCACCTGCGACAGCTGCGACGGGAAAGCGCTTATGGACATCATGGTAATTGTGAAAGGCTAACCCTAACTGCTTCATATTGTTTTTGCACTGAGTTCTCCTGGCCGATTCCCGTGCCTGTTGTACAGCAGGGAGCAGCAGTGCAATCAGAATCGCGATAATTGCAATCACGACGAGGAGTTCAATGAGAGTGAATGCGCGACGAGACATGCGATTTCTCCACAGAAAGGAGTTTTGGCCAAAAGAACTGGCCCAGAAATGAATGGAGCATCATTTGAGCATAACAACATTGACTGATGCGATCAATCTTTTGCCGTCACTAATGTGGAGGTTTTCGCTGAACTTGAGACATTCATATGGCTGCACGTTTAAAAGCCGCTGGATTCAACAACATGCTTCAATCCTCGCAAAGTGCCTAAAGCCGCACGACGAGGAGATCTTCTGCCACAACAGTTTTGGGGAAGATCTGACGTGCCTGATCGAGATCGACCGGATCGTCAGTAAGATCCCGCGGATCGATGTGTGTCAGATAAAGCTGCTGGACATTCGCAGCCAGTGCCAGCTGGGCCACTGCACTGGTATGGCTATGGCCTGTCGGCTGGCACCATTTCTCGTCAGGATCACGAAATGAGCATTCGTGAATCAGAAGATCCACTCCGCGAATCCAATCGACATAGCTCTCGTTGGCCGTGGTATCTGTCACGTAGGCCAGCACCTTCGAATTTCTTTCGAGGCGGAAGGCCATCGATCCGCCCGGATGCACCATCGATCGAGAGGTAATGACACAGTCACCGCAA from Planctopirus ephydatiae encodes:
- a CDS encoding DUF1501 domain-containing protein, coding for MNPFLNRRDFNQYTTLGGAAALSAGLPFGLSAGIQGVGSASSLLAEEHAKVSFPMGKAEHCVMIWLGGGAGQIDTWDPKVKGDPKANKAGSYYDKIQTAIPGVEVCEHLSRCAPIMDRFTLFRTVHHDVIDEHAAATNRMHTGRPVSETVIYPSVGSVIAHQRGAAGDGVPAYVLIGYPSTTRGPGFLGSKGNYVYLTDTESGPQGFQPASVIRQERQVRRNELLKKVRQLNTTEEKQALLKNYESMIDEAQRLAGPQFMRIFDLKSESADLRNEYGGEFGQRCLLTRRLLQSGVRFVEVSHNLNFLNGTGWDVHNDGIVQQHRLIQELDQALAALVLDLERHKLLDKTLIVVSTEFGRPAKFDGGGGRGHHGKCFSVACAGGGIKTGVAIGETDDLAMNIVSRPVSVPDLHATMYATCGVNPREELYAGERPVPITDGGTPVLELFS
- a CDS encoding DUF1553 domain-containing protein translates to MSHSFLRIVMMAITLPVLMNGLMGVGWSQQANIAPAQMSKSSQEPAAGSQDDSGESQLSKNLYAAMVAADQPAFYWSFDQGSLKDVSGKDVSGQWVFKQQGNVKSKVAGPKGEKYPLFSSDNEALEFGNKAGYLTLDDSPINPKDPAALAASPLRFQQGDSITLEAWVDVQQLADNQQMYVVGKGRTKRSGYPAENQNYALRLAGKNGQALVSFLFRDADSQPGNSENYHRWNSQSGVAVDSGWHHIAVSYTFGEPKSIKGYIDGTPVEGTWDYGGPTTKAPVVDDDQLWVGSSLGGNPSSTFRGLIDEVAIYRSALSPDRIAQHARIVQEPPYLTPREHLSRDNVFVEVFHHVPDKHNWEFRLGKPFESFQQVDWSLIAIPQLYNSHGVRTDRSNPVVVRLSGLVEFPPETRHLLLRARSGSRLWIDDQLVLDNRHPGRGSDGHGPLYRVESRISDAIRPLQPGDYEQAIAWSPTPGEHRVQVDLWVGGKGRRPELGEMCLAISADGKQFHVLSARQPFPLDDWHWEQWAKTEKKRLESENTVRRRKASETYARYWEKRHQLAKDTLGQQSQGPIGEDLSRTKATVAAINREIQQGLSSAGIEPMAPISDAEFLRKSTLDILGTIPSLKLQERFWSLAESDRRAEWIDWLLEQPGWADHWVAYWQDVLAENPNLVNPTLNNTGPFRYWIHESFSDNKPFDRFATELILMEGSTYFGGPAGFALATQNDSPMAAKAHILAQAFLGMEMKCARCHDAPYHDFQQRDLFSLAAMLKREPESVPKTSTIPGDENALKSLLVKVTLKPGEPVPPEWPFSERLSVSLSPDILEHPADRREQLAVLITSPANRRFADVIVNRLWQRYLGKGIVEPIDDWENPDPTHPQVLSILEQELIVSGYDLKQIARVILNTDVYQRKRDHSVYSDARRARLFAGPAPRKLTAEQLVDSLFVASGKSFRTEELNIDVDGLRPMNQSLGFGFPERAWEFVATNNERDRPSLALPGVQSFINVLETFGWRASRPDPQSLRSQETTVLQPATLANGTLTLRASQLSDDSLITELAISSKSVEEFVEKVFQQLMTRAPSVQEKTMFVEFLSSGFSERVLAGAEPKVVLRPQATGVSWTNHLQSEANSIKVNYAMTIEKGDEPSPRLQADWRERAEDFVWTLINMPEFVLLN
- a CDS encoding DUF1559 domain-containing protein, giving the protein MIFQNRKAFTLIELLVVIAIIAILIALLLPAVQQAREAARRTECKNILKQWGLALHNYHDTYNSLPAAGFSVTAGTPPNPGQHNRFSFHVRVLPFLDQTPLYNQFDMSRFYNDAPNFALKRSTIPVLHCPSALLSDRTADSETVTYGATNNQTHSPVSVHYLGVAGAKGFLPGSTTAYYASLPAVPNLTSDHGGLATNGLLTRNVSSRFSDCTDGLSNTFLMGEASANAASGWNRTFRAWTQGVSTNDNSTAMYASKNITHQIGSNTGWRSNTAGSLYNDSRFGSQHVGGTHFLMGDGTVRFVSENIDFATYQGTASRDGAESMQIQ
- a CDS encoding transthyretin-like family protein gives rise to the protein MPAAMYRTGVLSLGILVLLVECLTSSGCGNGRPKLVKVTGKVTLDGKPLEGAAIVFQPKASGEKAGFQRPSTGVTDAQGQFVVRTYEPGDGLPYGEYLVGVQKREVVGQSKVDPGDEASSSVNITYKWVVPKSYADPLGSTLTSNVTSSGMNPSEFALTTGGKPAQIEIVGPKARFNDP
- a CDS encoding DUF1559 domain-containing protein; translation: MSRRAFTLIELLVVIAIIAILIALLLPAVQQARESARRTQCKNNMKQLGLAFHNYHDVHKRFPVAAVAGGVGANQDTTTRSWTWSCMLLPFIDQTPLYTAINVGNSNLIPQNTANMSNIEDYSTANGGTVERLLTTKIPGFICPSANGGDLNPNHKNLGVLMYGGSNTIFPVPNPPRATPISDILDGTSNTILAGEKALMSAPFVAIGSTWATGKMCQFRINIVSSHTEINTPFDGTLDTATNCYLENGTPVNLFSRVAVASPHTGGAHVLMCDGTVRFLSENIQSNPALGADTGNFLYQNLFQINDRNTIGEF
- a CDS encoding MBL fold metallo-hydrolase; translation: MEVIFLGTGGYHPNERRHTAGVAIPEARIVFDAGTSAFRIPKVMPPGELNVFLSHAHLDHVCGLTYLLAPLLTGYFTSCRLYGTAATLQAVRTHLFAEPIFPILPGFEFCNLEDVISCGDCVITSRSMVHPGGSMAFRLERNSKVLAYVTDTTANESYVDWIRGVDLLIHECSFRDPDEKWCQPTGHSHTSAVAQLALAANVQQLYLTHIDPRDLTDDPVDLDQARQIFPKTVVAEDLLVVRL